In the genome of Metabacillus litoralis, the window TCCAAGTGGTCGGGTTTGGAGTAAGGAGGAATTAACAAGAATTGGGGACCTTTGTATTAAGCATAATGTTCTGATTATATCAGACGATATTCATTCCGACCTGTTGCTGTTTGGAAATCAATATACTCCGATTGCGTCTATTCGAAAAGACATTGCGAATCAAACCATTACTTGTATTGCACCTAGTAAAACTTTCAATTTGGCAGGTCTACAAGCTTCAATTTTGTTAATACCAAATGACTCTATTAAAAGACGTTATAATGAAGTTCAACAGGTGTTTGGCGTTATGGGTATCAACACGTTAGGAGCTGAGGCGATGCAGGCAGCGTATGAACATGGGAGCAACTGGCTTGATGAATTAATTCAATATCTTCAGGAAAATGTATTATTAATAGAAGAATATTTAATGAATCATCTTCCTCAGGTAAAAATCATGCGACCTGAATCAACCTATCTTGTGTGGATTGATGCAAGAAATGTAAATAAATCGGATAAAGAATTACAGGAACTACTCCTTAATAAGGGAAAACTTGCTTTACATATAGGTTCCAAGTTTGGCAAAAACGGAGAAGGCTTTCTAAGAATGAACATTGCTTGTCCAAAGGAAACTTTGTTAGATGGTTTAAAAAGATTGAAAATAGCTTTAACATAATTATCCCAA includes:
- a CDS encoding MalY/PatB family protein, encoding MQLSRFDQVINRKKTDSVKWDYTKRIFGVEDVLPMWVADMDFPAPEEVIDALHTRVDHGIFGYTMSGSKMEESVKNWLDSRHSWKIDPKTITYSPGIVTAISMAIHAFTTSEDKIVVQPPVYYPFFEIAQKHKREVLYNQLLLNEEFRYEIDFNDLEEKLSDERTTLFILCNPHNPSGRVWSKEELTRIGDLCIKHNVLIISDDIHSDLLLFGNQYTPIASIRKDIANQTITCIAPSKTFNLAGLQASILLIPNDSIKRRYNEVQQVFGVMGINTLGAEAMQAAYEHGSNWLDELIQYLQENVLLIEEYLMNHLPQVKIMRPESTYLVWIDARNVNKSDKELQELLLNKGKLALHIGSKFGKNGEGFLRMNIACPKETLLDGLKRLKIALT